TCAGCAAGATAAAGCCGTAGTCTCGGTGACAGACAGCGCAGCGAGCGTAGGCGCGTTAGCGGTTAATGACAACATTACCGAATATACTCCAGCCGATTATGAATTAGGCTTTCTGCATCTTTATCTTGGGCTGAACTATCTCAAACAGAATGATTTAGAGGGCGCATTGGTTGAGATGCGTCGTGCTAACCAAGTTCAAGAGCAAGCGAAGAAACAGCGTGAAGCCGAATTGCAGCAAGCAGCAAACGATGCTCGGTCACAAGGTCTTTCGGCGAACGTTGGCAGTATTCTCTCGAACTACCCAGATGCGGGCAAAAAGCTGCAATCGGTACAAAATGCGTACCTAATGTTTTTATCTGGTCTTCTTTATGAAGCGTCCAATGACCTTAACAATGCGTATGTTGATTATCGACGTGCCTTGGCGGTGATGCCTGACAACCAGCAAGTTGTTGAACGCACCATGCTGGTGGCTCAGCGTCTGGGTATGCGTGAAGATCTGGCAAAGTTGAAGAAACGCTACTCAATGCCTGCGCCTCTTAAATCTGGTGAAGGGCGAGTGATAGTCTTAGATGAGCAGAGCGTTGTACAAGCAATGGACAGTTGGCGTTTAGATTTACCAGTTTATGACAGTCGTGATCAAGGCGCCATATATTCTCTAGCTCTGCCATACTATTCAAAGCAGCCAAACGAAAGATTTGCGTCAATTCGTATCAATGGTACTTCGCTCAATGGCAGTTTGTTGACCGATGTAGACGCAATGGCACAAAACGATTTATCTGAACGCCTGCCGGGTATTGTGATTCGCCAAGCCCTGCGAGTGGTCGCGAAAGACCGGATTCGTAAAGAAGCGACCAAAGGTGATGATGTGGGTAACTTGCTGTTCAACGTCTGGAACACGCTAACTGAACAACCAGATACCCGCAGTTGGCAGTCGCTGCCTGCTCAAGTGAAGAGCAGCACCTATGTGGCGACTTCTGGTAACTACACGCTAGAAGCCGGCGGTAAGTCATATCAGTTTGATGTGCGAGATGGGCAAACCACATTAGTTTGGGTTTCTCGCCAAGGGAACAACGCCACCATGTGGCATAAGCAGCTAGGGAGGCTGTAATGAAAAAGTGGTTAGTGAGCTTAGCGGCTGTTGCAGCCTTAGCCGGGTGTGCTGAGAACACAGCAGGTGTACGTGTTGATGGCCTAACGCAAAACGTATTTTTTGGTGACAAGGTTCTAGGTAGTCGGCTGTTAGTTGATGATGTCAGAACTGATCAAGTTGATGGTCATACCCGTGGGCTTGTACGTCTCACGAGTGATTACAAGGGCGATCAGAATATCCTATATCGATTCTATTGGTATGACGATGCAGGTCTTGAGGTGAACTTGAAGCAAGGACCTTGGAAACAGGCCATCGTTCGTGGCTATGAGACCATCACCTTGTCAGAGATTTCTGTGAACCCGCAGGCAACGCAGTTTCGCGTGCAGTTTCGGGAACAGTAATATTTAACGGTTTAAGCTGAGCGTGACTATTTATCGGCAAGCTAAGCCAACCAAATTTATGAGTAGGGCGTGGTTCTGCTCGGATATGTGAGGAAATAAAATGAAAAAGAGTGTCATTGCGCTATTAGGATTGGCTGTAATTCTAGGCGGTTGTTCAAACAAAGTAAGTTATGGTGATGCGCAAGCTGTAGAGACCACAACCATCGATTTCGGTTCAACGGACCTTCAAACGATTGCTGGCGAAATGGTTGATAGCATGATGGCTTCTGGTTCGGTTTCTTACATCACCCGCGATCAGCGTCCGATCGTGTTTGTAGAGCGTATTAAGAATAAAACCAGCGAGCACATCGATACGGAATCCATCACAGATACGATCAGCACTAAGATGTTGAACTCAGGTAAGTTCCGTTTCGTGGACATGGACCGCGTTGAGTCAGTTCGTGAGCAGCTAAACTTCCAAAACAACGATGAGCTTGTAAACCAAAGCTCAGCGATTCAATTCGGTAAGATGGTTGGCGCTCAATACATGCTTTACGGCAACCTATCAAGCATCGTGAAGAAAGACGGCAGTGATCAAGACGTATACTACAAGATGACCATGCGTTTAATGGATCTTGAGTCTGGTCTTATCGAATGGGCGGACGAGACAGAAATCCGCAAGCAAAAATCTAAGAGCTTACTGGGGCTATAATTGAGCCTAAGGCGCGATATAGAGTGACAAGCGTGATGTGTTGCTCTTTACGCTATAGTAAGACTGAGTGAGAATAAAAGACACCTGCGGTGACGTTGGTGTCTTTTTTATGGGGAGAATAGAGAGTATGGCGATTTTTTGCTGGAGTGAGGCTAAAAAACTGGATGCGAGTTTAGGCTCACTTGATGACTATTTCGATCTCCCTCCTGTTAAAGCACAGACATTAACTGGTGGTCTTACCAACCGTTGCTGGAAGATTGAAACCGCTGATGGGCAAGCTTTTGTGTGGCGACCAGCCACCTCAATTACTGAAGCCTTCGGAATTTCGCGCCACGAAGAGTATCAAATACTCTCAGCGATAGGCCAGCTCCACATTGCGCCTCAAGCGATGACCATCAATAAGCAAGGTTTGTTAGTCGAGTGGCTTGAAGGAGATACTATTCATGATGACCTTTCACTGCAGCAGTTAATGCGAACTCTGGTGTCTGTGCATTTAGTTAACACATCGCGACTCCCTCTGCACCCTTTCTGTTTTACCGCTCGAGTGGATCACTATTGGTTACGACTTGATAAAGAGCATAGAGGTGAAGAGTTTGAAGCGATTTACCGACAATGGCGTTCAGCACCCAATCTACCTCCAATCGAAAACAGGCTCTGTCATTTTGATCTTGGTGGTTACAACCTTGTGCGCCAGCACGATGCGATTAAGATAATTGACTGGGAGTATGCTGTGTTAGCGGACCCTAGACTCGATTTAACATTGACGATTTCGGTGGCTAATGTATCGGTCGAAGAGGCCGTTCAACAATACTGCCAGTTTCGAGGTATCCATGATACTCAAGCATGGATAGCTGGCGTCGAAGCTTGGCAACCCCGCAGCAAAATGATGGCGATGCTTTGGTATTTGCTGGCTCATCAATTGTGGGGAGATGAGCAATATATGGATGAAGCGCAAGCATTCAGTCGCACTTTCTGTAGTTAGGATCACGTTTAGGACGGGAAAAATGCAAATTCAGTTATCTGTACTTTAAAACCTTATTTTTCGTGTTAGATTTATCAAAACGTACCAGCATTTTACCAGGGAGGTACAATGATTATTTACCTACACGGCTTTGATTCTACAAGCCCGGGCAACCACGAAAAAATACTGCAGTTGCAATTCATTGATGATGACGTTCGTTTCATTAACTACAGTACACTCCATCCAAAACACGACATGCAACACCTACTTAAAGAAGTCCATAAAGTGATTGAACAGTCAGATGACCCACACCCACTAATTTGTGGTGTCGGATTAGGTGGATATTGGTCTGAGCGCATTGGCTTCTTGTGTGGTATCAAACAGGTGATCTTCAATCCGAACTTGAGACCTGAAAAGAACATGGTTGGCAGAATTGATCGTCCAGAAGAGTACGAGGACATTGCAACAAAGTGTGTCAGTCAGTATCGCGTGAAGAACAAAGATCGCTGTTTAGTTATTCTGTCTCGAGAAGACGAAATTCACGACAACAACAAAACCGCAGCTGAACTCGAAGACTACTATCAGATCATCTGGGATGAAAAAGAGAGTCACAAGTTCAAGAAGATCTCTCAACATTTACAAGCGATGAAAGCCTTCAAGAACGCTTAACTTTTTGTAAAATCTTATCGGCAAGAAGCAGTACTTTTCTAGTGCTGCTTTTTTATATTCAGCACCATACTAATACCAATCGTAGTAAATAATTGCTCACCCTAGCTTGTTAAAATGCTCGATAACTGCGTTAGAGTTTTTGATTGTAGAATAACTACTTATCGAAAAGTTCTGCCTTGTTCTCAAGCCTTTTTCCTGCGCTATTTTTGAACACTTACTTACTGTGATTGGTATAAATGGTATGAAGGTTAGCGATTTTTCTTCGAAACCTCATTCAAGGTAAGGATTTTAGTTGCGGTCACGTTTTTGCTATATATAATGTTCGGTAATAAAATATTTTGATAAATATCAAAAAAAATTGAGAGCGAGTCATAAACTTGCCCATTATTTGCGCTTTACCTCTCAGGTGAGCCATTTTTTCCGCGTGAACTTACTAAAGCAGATGACTTTAGTCTTCGCCCCTCTAAACACTCGGTGATCGGAAGTGAATCAAATTCCACACTGCGATAACGCAGGTTGCTGAGTAGAAAACAGAATTTATCGGTTGGAGTAATCGAGCCGAGCCCCATTTATTTATTTTGTAGAGGATTGTCATCGTGACAAAAATTATCGTAGTAGGCGGTGGTGCTGGTGGTTTAGAACTAGCAACCAAGCTAGGGCGCACCCTAGGACGCAAAAAACGTGCGACGATTACACTGGTTGACCGCAAAGCGAGCCACCTATGGAAACCGTTACTGCATGAAGTAGCAACCGGCTCTTTGGATGAAGGTGTCGACGCATTGAGCTACCGTGCACATGCAAAGAATCACTACTTTGATTTTCAGATGGGTAGCCTAAACGACATCGATCGTGAGCGTAAGGTTATCGCCCTAAGCGAACTTCGTGATGAACATGGCGAATTGTTAATGCCAAGCCGTGAGCTGGAATATGACATTCTAGTTATGGCGATTGGCTCAACGTCGAATGATTTCAACACGCCTGGTGTTCGTGATAACTGTATTTTCTTAGACAGCCCTGAGCAAGCACACCGTTTCCGTACCGAAATGAACAATGAGTTTCTTAAGCTACATGCTAAGAACGGTCAAGGTACAGTAGATATCGCTATTGTTGGCGCAGGTGCTACCGGTGTTGAGCTATCTGCTGAGCTGCACAATGCCGTAAAAGAGCTGCGTACTTACGGCTTTGGCGACCTAGATTCAAGCAAGCTGAACGTAAACCTAATCGAAGCGGGCGAGCGTATTCTTCCTGCACTTCCACCTCGCATTTCAAGTGCTGCGCACTCAGAGCTAACTAAGCTTGGTGTGAATGTTCGTACTATGACTATGGTAACGCAAGCTGACGCGGATGGCTTAACAACCAAAGATGGTGAGAAGATCCCTGCTCAGATCATGGTTTGGGCTGCAGGTATCAAAGCGCCAGATTTCATTAAAGATATCGGCGGTCTAGAGACAAACCGTATCAACCAGTTGGTCGTGAAAGATACTCTGCAAACGACACGTGATGACGATATTTACGTCATTGGTGACCTAGCACAATGCACGCAAGCGGACGGCTCTTTTGTACCACCACGTGCTCAAGCTGCACACCAAATGGCAAGCTGCGCTTTCAACAACATCATTGCCAAGTTAAATGGTCGTGAGCAGAAAGCTTACATTTACAAAGATAAAGGCTCTTTGGTTTCTCTTAGCCGTTTCTCAACCGTTGGTAGCTTGATGGGTAACTTAACTAAAGGCTCAATGATGGTTGAAGGTCGCATTGCTCGCGTGGTTTACATCTCGCTATATCGTATGCACCAAATGGCGCTGCATGGCATTATCAAGACGTCACTGATGATGTTGGTAGGCCGTATTAACCGCGTACTGCGTCCAAACCTGAAGCTTCATTAATCTACTTAAAAACGGTTATTGACTAAAAAAGAGCTCCGAGGAGCTCTTTTTTTATGTTTCGTTTACATTATTGCGCGGTTATCGCTTAGGTTGCGCATCGATGCATTGGCCGTGAACATCAGTCACACTTGGATTCATCAAGTGTAGGTAAAGTGGCATTATGTCGAGTGGTGTCTTCAGCTGGTTTGCATCTTCACCTGGATAAGCTTTTGCACGCATGCGCGTTTGAGTCGCACCTGGGTTAATCGCATTGACACGTAATGCTGTGCCTTCTACTTCATCGGCTAAGATCTGCATCATGCCTTCAGTCGCAAATTTAGAGATAGCGTAAGAGCCCCAGAACGCGCGACCAGAGTGGCCGACTGTTGAAGAGGTGAATACGATTCTACCCGCTTCCGCTTTCTTCAGTACCGGTAGAAGAGCTTGAGTCATTAGGAACTCGGCTTTTACGTTGATCTGCATAACATCATCAAACGTCTCTTCTTCGATTTGATCGAATGGGCTCAGAGTACCAAGCACACCCGCGTTATGCAGTAGACCGTCTAAGCGACCGAATTGAGATTCGATGGTTTCAGCCATGTCGATGTAGTTCTGCTTGGTTGCACCCTTAAGATCTAGCGGGATGATCGCAGGTTGTGGGTAGCCCGCTTTCTCGATTTCATCGTAAATAAACTCAAGGTTTTTTACGTTACGGCCGAGTAGAATTACGGTCGCACCGTGTTGAGCGAAACTTAATGCAGCTTGGCGGCCAATACCGGCTCCAGCGCCTGTAACCAAAATTACTTTATCTTTGAGGGCATCTGTAGAGATTGGGTAATCCACTGTGCTTATCCTTCTATTTTTATGTTCGTCATTCCATTGATGTTTAATCACACAGATAACCGCAGGAATGATTAGAAATTCTTGGTAATCGTGACAAGATGGTTACAATACACTAATTCGTACATTAGGGGATATGACATTGGAATTTTTGTTGGACTACGGCTTGTTTTTAGCCAAAATTGCGACTGTTGTGATCGCCATTATTGCTATTTTAGTGATTGCTAAATCGGTGGGCGGCAAATCGAGCGCGATAAAAGGTGAGCTGGAAATCACTAACCTATCTGATCACCATAAACAGACGATTGAGCAGCTAGAGCACCACTTACATGATGATGCGTTCATCAAGGCTCGTGATAAGGCTGAAAAGAAAGCGGAAAAAGAGAAAACCAAGTCACGCGGCAAAGAAGTGAAGAAAGCAGCGAAAGAGGGCGAGTTGGACAGCAAGCGCGAACCGCACCTGTTTGTTTTGGAATTCAATGGCAGTATTGATGCAAAAGAGGTGGCTTCTCTTCGCGAAGAGGTAACCGCGGTATTAGCGGTCGCTCGTGAGGGCGATGAAGTGTTGCTTAAGCTTGAGTCTGGCGGCGGCATGGTACATGGCTATGGTTTAGCGTCTTCTCAGCTTGACCGCATTAAAGCAGCGGGTCTTCCTTTGACTATCTCTGTCGACAAAGTCGCGGCAAGTGGCGGTTACATGATGGCGTGTATTGCCGATAAGATTGTGTCAGCGCCTTTCGCTATTGTTGGCTCTATCGGTGTCATCGCTCAGCTGCCTAACTTCAATAAGTTACTGAAAAAGTACGACATTGAGTTTGAACAGCTGACGGCCGGAGAGTACAAACGCACCTTGACTATGTTTGGTGAGAATAACGATAAAGCGCGCGAGAAGTTCAAGCAAGAGCTTGAAGAGACTCACGGCTTGTTTAAAGATTTTATTCGCGATCATCGTCCAGAGTTAGATTTAGAGAAAGTAGCCACTGGTGAGCACTGGTTTGGTACTCAAGCTCACGCTTTAGGTCTTGTGGATGAGATTCGTACTTCTGATGACATCGTTGTAGATGCATGCAAAGAGAAAACGGTACTTGCGATCCACTATGTTCAGAAGAAGAAGTTATCAGACAAGCTTGCTGGTGTAGCGGGTCAATCGGCAGATAACATTTTACTTAAGCTGATTGAGCGTGGCCAAAAGCCGATCGTATAACGCTCTGTTGCTGCGAAGAAAAGCAAAAGCGCATTGGTTTCGGCCAGTGCGCTTTTTTGTTTAGGTTAGTTGTTTTCTACATGATGTACTTTGGAATCAAGTTAGATCTTCGAGCCATAATCATTGCGCTTTGGACACGTCGCAAGGATTTCTCTATGTCCTGTGTCTTTGAGCTCTTCCAAGACCACGTCAAAGCCCCATAATCGGTAGAGGTGTTTCATTACTTCATCGTAGCCTTTATCAAGCGGTATACGGTCGTGAGGCACGTATTGCAGGGTCATCGAGCGGTCACCGCGTACATCTACATTAAATACTTGAATGTTCGGTTCTAGGTTACTTAGGTTGTATTGCGCAGCGAGCTTTTCACGAATCATGCGGTAGCCCATTTCGTCATGAATCGCACTCACCTCAATCACGCTCTTACGATCATCATCGAGAATTGAAAACAACTTAAAGTCTCGGATAATTTTCGGAGATAAATACTGGCTGATAAAGCTCTCATCTTTGAAGTTATGCATGGCAAAGTGAACCGCTTCAAGCCAATCGCTTCCCGCGAGCTCAGGGAACCACTCCCTGTCTTCATCCGTCGGGTTTTCACAGATGCGGCGGATATCTTGGAACATTGCAAAGCCAAGTGCGTAAGGGTTAATCCCACTGAAGTAAGGGCTGTTGTAGGCAGGTTGCGCGACCACACTGGTGTGGCTATGCAGGAACTCCAGAATGAACTTATCACTGACCAAACCTTCGTCGTAAAGGTGGTTCAGAATTGTATAGTGCCAGAAAGTCGCCCAACCTTCGTTCATCACTTGAGTCTGTTTTTGTGGATAGAAATATTGACTGATTTTGCGAACGATACGAACACACTCACGTTGCCAAGGCTCTAGAAGCGGGGCATTTTTCTCAATGAAGTAGAGAATGTTCTCTTGCGGTTCACTAGGGAAACGTACCTGCTGCTCTTCCTCTTTATCGCGGTTCTTCGGTACAGTGCGCCATAGTTCATTTACTTGAGATTGTAGATACGCCTCTCGTTCTTGTTGACGTGCTGTCTCTTCAGCGATGGAGATCTTTTCTGGTCGTTTATAGCGGTCTACACCATAGTTCATCAACGCGTGGCACGAGTCGAGTAACTGTTCGACCTCAGATACGCCATATTTTTCTTCACAGTCTGCGATGTACTTCTTCGCGAACAGCAGATAATCAATGATGGAGCTTGCATCGGTCCATGTTTGGAACAGGTAGTTACCTTTAAAGAAAGAGTTATGGCCGTAACAAGCGTGCGCCATCACCAGCGCTTGCATAGTCACTGTGTTCTCTTCCATAAGATAAGCGATACATGGGTCAGAGTTAATCACGATCTCATAAGCAAGTCCCATCTGACCATGCTTATAGTTTTGCTCGGTTTGAATGAATTTCTTACCGAACGACCAGTGGTTATAATTAATCGGCATACCTATGCTGGAGTAGGCATCCATCATCTGCTCAGAAGTAATCACCTCGATCTGATTGGGGTAAGTGTCAAGTCGGTAGTGCTCAGCCACACGTTTGATCTCGACATGGTATTGTTCTAAGAGGTTAAACGTCCAATCAGGGCCGTCTGGCAGCATCTTGCCTCTGTTTTTTCCCACAGGGCTATCTTTCTCTGCAACGCTTGATTTTGCTGTCATGAAAAGCCTCCTTACGCTGTCTCTTTCTGGAACAGTTCTCTAAATACCGGGAAAATATCGTCCACGGTTTTTATGTTTTTCATGGCGAAGTTATCGAAGCTTGCCTCCAACTTCTCATACTCATGCCACAACGTTTGGTGTGAACGACGAGTGATTTCTATATAGGAGTAGTACTGGCAGGTTGGCAGTAGTTTGTTAATAAGCAGCTCTTTGCAGCGAGGGGAATCATCCGCCCAGTTATCGCCATCGGATGCTTGTGCTGCGTATATGTTCCACTCATTTGACGGATAACGCTCAGCAACGATCTCGTCCATTAACTTGAGAGCGCTGGATACGATCGTTCCGCCTGTCTCTTGTGAGTAGAAAAATTCATGTTCATCGACTTCTTTCGCTTGTGTGTGGTGGCGAATAAAAACAACGTCAACGTTCTCATAGGTACGGTTCAAGAATAGGTACAGCAACACATAGAAGCGTTTTGCGATGTCTTTTGTTGCTTGATCCATTGAGCCTGACACATCCATTAAACAGAACATAACCGCTTGGCTAGATGGGATAGGGCGCTTCTCGTAGTTTTTGTAGCGCAGGTCAAACGTATCAATGAATGGCACGCTTTCAATTTTCTTTCTTAGTTCGGCGATCTCTTCTTTAAGTCGCGTCTCTTCGAAAGGCTGAGCCGGCTCTGTCATTTGAACTTTGTCGAGTTGCTCCATCAATGAGTTCAATTCACGGCGTTTACCTGCTGTCATTGCTGTTCTTCGTGCCAGCGATTGTTGCAGCGAGCGAACCACCGCAATGTTCGATGGAATACCTGCAGTTTGATAACCAGAGCGGTGTGTCTTCCACTCGGTGATTTTGTTTATCTGGTTTTTCTCTAGATTCGGCAGTTCGAGATCTTCAAACAGAATATCTAAATACTCGTCTTTCGAGATTTGAAAGATAAATTCGTCTTGCCCTTCACCATCTGGACTCGCTTCACCCTGTCCTGAACCTCCGCCTTGTCCGCCACCTTTCGGGCGCTCAATTTTATCGCCAGTGATGAATTGGTCGTTACCCGGATGAACGCGCTCGCGTACGCCTCCTTGTCCTTGATGGAAGCTTGGCTCTTTGATGTCTTTATGCGGGATCGAGACATCCTCACCCGTTTCGGTATTGGTGATTGAGCGACGGTTAACAGCATCTGCTACCGACTCTTTGATTTGCTCTTTATGGCGTCGAATGAAGCGCTGCCTGTTCACTGCGCTCTTATTCTTACCATTGAGCCTCCGATCAATAAATTGTGCCATAAGAACTCCCTCTCAAATTTACGTCGTGAACCTACTTCTTGTGAGTAGTGAAGCTGCCTGTATTAGGCAGCTCTACACGTTTTGGCTTATGAGGACTTACGAACTCTTAGATACCATTCAGAGAGCAGTCTTACTTGTTTCTCGGTGTAGCCTTTTTCCATCATACGAGCGACGAAGTCATCGTGCTTCTTCTGGTCTTCAGAAGATGTTTTCGCGTTGAAAGATATAACCGGTAGTAACTCTTCGGTGTTCGAGAACATTTTCTTCTCAATCACAGTACGCAGTTTCTCGTAACTGGTCCAAACTGGGTTCTTACCATTGTTGTTCGCTTTCGCACGAAGTACGAAGTTCACAATTTCATTACGGAAGTCTTTCGGGTTACTAATACCAGCTGTTTTCTCAATTTTCTCAAGTTCAGCGTTGAGTGAAGCTCGGTCGAATAGCTGACCTGTTTCAGGATCTCGGTACTCTTGGTCTTGAATCCAGAAATCAGCGTAAGTGACGTAGCGGTCAAAGATGTTCTGGCCGTACTCAGAGTAAGATTCCAAGTATGCGGTTTGAATCTCTTTGCCAATGAACTCCACGTAGCGAGGTACTAGGTAGCCTTTCAAGAATTCTAGGTACTTTTCTGCGGTCTCTTGCGGGAATTGTTCACGCTCGATTTGTTGTTCAATGACGTAGAAAAGATGTACTGGGTTTGCCGCGACTTCGGTTTGGTCGAAGTTAAACACTCTTGAAAGAATCTTAAAGGCGAAACGAGTTGATAGACCTGACATACCTTCATCGACGCCGGCATAATCACGATACTCTTGATAGCTTTTCGCTTTTGGATCGGTATCTTTGAGCGTTTCGCCATCGTAAACACGCATTTTCGAGAATAGCGACGAGTTTTCAGGCTCTTTAAGGCGAGACAAAATACTGAATTGAGAGAGCAGCTCTAGCGTGCTCGGTGAACATGGCGCTTTTGACAGTTCACTATGCTCAAGCAGTTTCTGATAGATTTTCACCTCTTCAGATACGCGTAGGCAATAAGGGACTTTTACGATGTACACACGATCTAAGAAGGCTTCGTTATTTTTATTGTTGCGGAATGTCTGCCACTCAGATTCGTTTGAGTGTGCGAGAATCATACCGTCGAATGGCAGTGCTGATAGGCCTTCTGTACCGTTAAAGTTGCCCTCTTGGGTTGCGGTTAGTAGAGGGTGTAGCACTTTTATTGGTGCTTTAAACATCTCTACAAACTCCATCAGACCTTGGTTTGCTTTACACAGTGCACCCGAGTAGCTGTAGGCATCAGGGTCATCTTGAGAGAAGTGTTCGAGTTTGCGAATATCGACTTTACCCACCAGTGACGAGATGTCTTGGTTGTTCTCATCGCCCGGTTCGGTTTTAGCAATCGCAACTTGGTCAAGGATTGAAGGGCGCACTTTTACCACTTTAAAGCGGGAAATATCGCCGCCAAACTCATGCAGACGTTTTGCTGCCCATGGAGACATGATCGAGCGTAGGTAACGTTTCTCAATACCATACTCTTGCTTCAGCACGTCACCGTCTTCATTAACATCAAATAGGCAGAATGGGTGGTCGTTGACTGGACTTCTCTCCCCGTCAGCACAAAGTACGTAAATTGGTACTTTTTGCATCAATGCTTTGAGCTTCTCAGCCAGAGAGGATTTACCACCACCTACTGGGCCAAGGAGG
The Vibrio pelagius genome window above contains:
- a CDS encoding YeaH/YhbH family protein — encoded protein: MAQFIDRRLNGKNKSAVNRQRFIRRHKEQIKESVADAVNRRSITNTETGEDVSIPHKDIKEPSFHQGQGGVRERVHPGNDQFITGDKIERPKGGGQGGGSGQGEASPDGEGQDEFIFQISKDEYLDILFEDLELPNLEKNQINKITEWKTHRSGYQTAGIPSNIAVVRSLQQSLARRTAMTAGKRRELNSLMEQLDKVQMTEPAQPFEETRLKEEIAELRKKIESVPFIDTFDLRYKNYEKRPIPSSQAVMFCLMDVSGSMDQATKDIAKRFYVLLYLFLNRTYENVDVVFIRHHTQAKEVDEHEFFYSQETGGTIVSSALKLMDEIVAERYPSNEWNIYAAQASDGDNWADDSPRCKELLINKLLPTCQYYSYIEITRRSHQTLWHEYEKLEASFDNFAMKNIKTVDDIFPVFRELFQKETA
- a CDS encoding PrkA family serine protein kinase; the protein is MSIFDHYQSRYEAAKEEELTLQEFLGLCKDDKSAYANAAERLLLAIGEPEVIDTAQDPQLSRIFSNRVISRYREFEDFYGMEDAIEQIVSYLKHAAQGLEERKQILYLLGPVGGGKSSLAEKLKALMQKVPIYVLCADGERSPVNDHPFCLFDVNEDGDVLKQEYGIEKRYLRSIMSPWAAKRLHEFGGDISRFKVVKVRPSILDQVAIAKTEPGDENNQDISSLVGKVDIRKLEHFSQDDPDAYSYSGALCKANQGLMEFVEMFKAPIKVLHPLLTATQEGNFNGTEGLSALPFDGMILAHSNESEWQTFRNNKNNEAFLDRVYIVKVPYCLRVSEEVKIYQKLLEHSELSKAPCSPSTLELLSQFSILSRLKEPENSSLFSKMRVYDGETLKDTDPKAKSYQEYRDYAGVDEGMSGLSTRFAFKILSRVFNFDQTEVAANPVHLFYVIEQQIEREQFPQETAEKYLEFLKGYLVPRYVEFIGKEIQTAYLESYSEYGQNIFDRYVTYADFWIQDQEYRDPETGQLFDRASLNAELEKIEKTAGISNPKDFRNEIVNFVLRAKANNNGKNPVWTSYEKLRTVIEKKMFSNTEELLPVISFNAKTSSEDQKKHDDFVARMMEKGYTEKQVRLLSEWYLRVRKSS